Proteins from one Pongo abelii isolate AG06213 chromosome 19, NHGRI_mPonAbe1-v2.0_pri, whole genome shotgun sequence genomic window:
- the KCTD11 gene encoding BTB/POZ domain-containing protein KCTD11: MLGAMFRAGTPMPPNLNPQGGGHYFIDRDGKAFRHILNFLRLGRLDLPRGYGETALLRAEADFYQIRPLLDALRELEASRGTPAPTAALLHADVDVSPRLVHFSARRGPHHYELSSVQVDTFRANLFCTDSECLGALRARFGVASGDRAEGSPHFHLEWAPRPVELPEVEYGRLGLQPLWTGGPGERREVVGTPSFLEEVLRVALEHGFRLDSVFPDPEDLLNSRSLRFVRH; the protein is encoded by the coding sequence ATGCTGGGGGCCATGTTTAGGGCCGGCACCCCCATGCCCCCCAACCTCAATCCCCAAGGAGGCGGCCACTACTTCATCGACCGGGATGGCAAGGCCTTCCGGCACATCCTCAATTTCCTGAGGCTGGGCCGTCTGGACCTGCCCCGCGGGTACGGAGAGACAGCGCTGCTCAGGGCAGAGGCTGACTTCTACCAGATCCGGCCCCTCCTGGACGCGCTGCGGGAACTGGAGGCCTCTCGGGGGACccctgcacccacagctgccctgCTCCACGCAGATGTAGATGTCAGCCCCCGCCTGGTGCACTTCTCTGCTCGCCGGGGACCCCATCACTATGAGCTGAGCTCCGTCCAGGTGGACACCTTCCGAGCCAACCTCTTCTGCACCGACTCTGAGTGTCTAGGTGCTTTGCGGGCCAGATTTGGTGTGGCCAGTGGGGATAGGGCAGAGGGGAGCCCACACTTTCATCTGGAGTGGGCCCCCCGCCCCGTGGAACTCCCCGAGGTGGagtatgggagactggggctgcAGCCGCTGTGGACTGGGGGGCCAGGAGAGCGGCGGGAGGTGGTGGGCACCccaagcttcctggaggaggtgctgCGGGTGGCTCTCGAGCACGGCTTCCGCCTAGACTCTGTCTTCCCCGACCCCGAAGACCTGCTCAACTCCCGGTCTCTGCGCTTTGTCCGGCACTGA
- the TMEM95 gene encoding sperm-egg fusion protein TMEM95 isoform X7, translated as MGSAIVLLFWNTLEPPGKGCRAFLGPAGAAPPHPPVVLMWRLALGGVFLAAAQACVFCRLPAHDLSGRLARLCSQMEAGQKECGASPDFSAFALDEVSMNKVTEKTHRVLRVMEIKEAVSSLPSYWSWLRKTKLPEYTREALCPPACRGSTTLYNCSTCKGTEVSCWPRKRCFPGSLGSQDSAPLHLRSCPASGCSEPPGGVPPPPSKKWLVKTLKTSQPPALRSMHSQLPHPLEGNQPAS; from the exons ATGGGCAGTGCCATTGTTCTATTGTTCTGGAACACTCTAGAACCTCCAGGCAAGGGCTGCAGAGCATTCCTCGGCCCAGCTGGGGCAGCGCCGCCCCATCCCCCAGTGGTCCTCATGTGGAGGCTGGCACTAGGCGGGGTTTTCCTGGCAGCCGCCCAGGCTTGTGTCTTCTGTCGCCTCCCAGCCCACGATTTGTCAGGCCGCCTGGCTCGGCTCTGCAGCCAGATGGAGGCCGGGCAGAAGGAATGTGGGGCCTCCCCGGACTTCTCGGCCTTTGCCTTAG ATGAGGTGTCCATGAACAAAGTCACAGAGAAGACTCACAGAGTCCTGAGGGTCATGG AGATCAAAGAGGCTGTCTCCTCACTCCCTTCATATTGGAGTTGGCTTCGAAAGACCAAGCTCCCTGAGTACACCAGGGAAG CTCTCTGTCCCCCCGCCTGCC GGGGCAGCACCACGCTGTACAACTGCTCCACCTGCAAGGGGACGGAGGTGTCCTGCTGGCCCCGAAAGCGCTGCTTCCCAG gatctttgggaagccaagattctgctcctctccatctTCGGAGCTGTCCTGCTTCTGGGTGTTCTGAGCCTCCTGGTGGA GTCCCACCACCTCCAAGCAAAAAGTGGCTTGTGAAGACGCTGAaaacctcccagcctccagctcTAAGGAGTATGCACTCACAACTTCCACATCCCTTGGAGGGGAACCAGCCAGCCTCTTAG
- the TMEM95 gene encoding sperm-egg fusion protein TMEM95 isoform X2, with amino-acid sequence MGSAIVLLFWNTLEPPGKGCRAFLGPAGAAPPHPPVVLMWRLALGGVFLAAAQACVFCRLPAHDLSGRLARLCSQMEAGQKECGASPDFSAFALDEVSMNKVTEKTHRVLRVMEIKEAVSSLPSYWSWLRKTKLPEYTREALCPPACRGSTTLYNCSTCKGTEVSCWPRKRCFPGSQDLWEAKILLLSIFGAVLLLGVLSLLVESHHLQAKSGL; translated from the exons ATGGGCAGTGCCATTGTTCTATTGTTCTGGAACACTCTAGAACCTCCAGGCAAGGGCTGCAGAGCATTCCTCGGCCCAGCTGGGGCAGCGCCGCCCCATCCCCCAGTGGTCCTCATGTGGAGGCTGGCACTAGGCGGGGTTTTCCTGGCAGCCGCCCAGGCTTGTGTCTTCTGTCGCCTCCCAGCCCACGATTTGTCAGGCCGCCTGGCTCGGCTCTGCAGCCAGATGGAGGCCGGGCAGAAGGAATGTGGGGCCTCCCCGGACTTCTCGGCCTTTGCCTTAG ATGAGGTGTCCATGAACAAAGTCACAGAGAAGACTCACAGAGTCCTGAGGGTCATGG AGATCAAAGAGGCTGTCTCCTCACTCCCTTCATATTGGAGTTGGCTTCGAAAGACCAAGCTCCCTGAGTACACCAGGGAAG CTCTCTGTCCCCCCGCCTGCC GGGGCAGCACCACGCTGTACAACTGCTCCACCTGCAAGGGGACGGAGGTGTCCTGCTGGCCCCGAAAGCGCTGCTTCCCAG GAAGTCAGgatctttgggaagccaagattctgctcctctccatctTCGGAGCTGTCCTGCTTCTGGGTGTTCTGAGCCTCCTGGTGGA GTCCCACCACCTCCAAGCAAAAAGTGGCTTGTGA
- the TMEM95 gene encoding sperm-egg fusion protein TMEM95 isoform X1 — MGSAIVLLFWNTLEPPGKGCRAFLGPAGAAPPHPPVVLMWRLALGGVFLAAAQACVFCRLPAHDLSGRLARLCSQMEAGQKECGASPDFSAFALDEVSMNKVTEKTHRVLRVMEIKEAVSSLPSYWSWLRKTKLPEYTREALPLLSPAGGSTTLYNCSTCKGTEVSCWPRKRCFPGSQDLWEAKILLLSIFGAVLLLGVLSLLVESHHLQAKSGL; from the exons ATGGGCAGTGCCATTGTTCTATTGTTCTGGAACACTCTAGAACCTCCAGGCAAGGGCTGCAGAGCATTCCTCGGCCCAGCTGGGGCAGCGCCGCCCCATCCCCCAGTGGTCCTCATGTGGAGGCTGGCACTAGGCGGGGTTTTCCTGGCAGCCGCCCAGGCTTGTGTCTTCTGTCGCCTCCCAGCCCACGATTTGTCAGGCCGCCTGGCTCGGCTCTGCAGCCAGATGGAGGCCGGGCAGAAGGAATGTGGGGCCTCCCCGGACTTCTCGGCCTTTGCCTTAG ATGAGGTGTCCATGAACAAAGTCACAGAGAAGACTCACAGAGTCCTGAGGGTCATGG AGATCAAAGAGGCTGTCTCCTCACTCCCTTCATATTGGAGTTGGCTTCGAAAGACCAAGCTCCCTGAGTACACCAGGGAAG CGTTGCCTCTGCTGTCTCCTGCAGGGGGCAGCACCACGCTGTACAACTGCTCCACCTGCAAGGGGACGGAGGTGTCCTGCTGGCCCCGAAAGCGCTGCTTCCCAG GAAGTCAGgatctttgggaagccaagattctgctcctctccatctTCGGAGCTGTCCTGCTTCTGGGTGTTCTGAGCCTCCTGGTGGA GTCCCACCACCTCCAAGCAAAAAGTGGCTTGTGA
- the TMEM95 gene encoding sperm-egg fusion protein TMEM95 isoform X3 — MGSAIVLLFWNTLEPPGKGCRAFLGPAGAAPPHPPVVLMWRLALGGVFLAAAQACVFCRLPAHDLSGRLARLCSQMEAGQKECGASPDFSAFALDEVSMNKVTEKTHRVLRVMEIKEAVSSLPSYWSWLRKTKLPEYTREGGSTTLYNCSTCKGTEVSCWPRKRCFPGSQDLWEAKILLLSIFGAVLLLGVLSLLVESHHLQAKSGL; from the exons ATGGGCAGTGCCATTGTTCTATTGTTCTGGAACACTCTAGAACCTCCAGGCAAGGGCTGCAGAGCATTCCTCGGCCCAGCTGGGGCAGCGCCGCCCCATCCCCCAGTGGTCCTCATGTGGAGGCTGGCACTAGGCGGGGTTTTCCTGGCAGCCGCCCAGGCTTGTGTCTTCTGTCGCCTCCCAGCCCACGATTTGTCAGGCCGCCTGGCTCGGCTCTGCAGCCAGATGGAGGCCGGGCAGAAGGAATGTGGGGCCTCCCCGGACTTCTCGGCCTTTGCCTTAG ATGAGGTGTCCATGAACAAAGTCACAGAGAAGACTCACAGAGTCCTGAGGGTCATGG AGATCAAAGAGGCTGTCTCCTCACTCCCTTCATATTGGAGTTGGCTTCGAAAGACCAAGCTCCCTGAGTACACCAGGGAAG GGGGCAGCACCACGCTGTACAACTGCTCCACCTGCAAGGGGACGGAGGTGTCCTGCTGGCCCCGAAAGCGCTGCTTCCCAG GAAGTCAGgatctttgggaagccaagattctgctcctctccatctTCGGAGCTGTCCTGCTTCTGGGTGTTCTGAGCCTCCTGGTGGA GTCCCACCACCTCCAAGCAAAAAGTGGCTTGTGA
- the TMEM95 gene encoding sperm-egg fusion protein TMEM95 isoform X5: protein MGSAIVLLFWNTLEPPGKGCRAFLGPAGAAPPHPPVVLMWRLALGGVFLAAAQACVFCRLPAHDLSGRLARLCSQMEAGQKECGASPDFSAFALEIKEAVSSLPSYWSWLRKTKLPEYTREALCPPACRGSTTLYNCSTCKGTEVSCWPRKRCFPGSQDLWEAKILLLSIFGAVLLLGVLSLLVESHHLQAKSGL from the exons ATGGGCAGTGCCATTGTTCTATTGTTCTGGAACACTCTAGAACCTCCAGGCAAGGGCTGCAGAGCATTCCTCGGCCCAGCTGGGGCAGCGCCGCCCCATCCCCCAGTGGTCCTCATGTGGAGGCTGGCACTAGGCGGGGTTTTCCTGGCAGCCGCCCAGGCTTGTGTCTTCTGTCGCCTCCCAGCCCACGATTTGTCAGGCCGCCTGGCTCGGCTCTGCAGCCAGATGGAGGCCGGGCAGAAGGAATGTGGGGCCTCCCCGGACTTCTCGGCCTTTGCCTTAG AGATCAAAGAGGCTGTCTCCTCACTCCCTTCATATTGGAGTTGGCTTCGAAAGACCAAGCTCCCTGAGTACACCAGGGAAG CTCTCTGTCCCCCCGCCTGCC GGGGCAGCACCACGCTGTACAACTGCTCCACCTGCAAGGGGACGGAGGTGTCCTGCTGGCCCCGAAAGCGCTGCTTCCCAG GAAGTCAGgatctttgggaagccaagattctgctcctctccatctTCGGAGCTGTCCTGCTTCTGGGTGTTCTGAGCCTCCTGGTGGA GTCCCACCACCTCCAAGCAAAAAGTGGCTTGTGA
- the TMEM95 gene encoding sperm-egg fusion protein TMEM95 isoform X4, translated as MGSAIVLLFWNTLEPPGKGCRAFLGPAGAAPPHPPVVLMWRLALGGVFLAAAQACVFCRLPAHDLSGRLARLCSQMEAGQKECGASPDFSAFALEIKEAVSSLPSYWSWLRKTKLPEYTREALPLLSPAGGSTTLYNCSTCKGTEVSCWPRKRCFPGSQDLWEAKILLLSIFGAVLLLGVLSLLVESHHLQAKSGL; from the exons ATGGGCAGTGCCATTGTTCTATTGTTCTGGAACACTCTAGAACCTCCAGGCAAGGGCTGCAGAGCATTCCTCGGCCCAGCTGGGGCAGCGCCGCCCCATCCCCCAGTGGTCCTCATGTGGAGGCTGGCACTAGGCGGGGTTTTCCTGGCAGCCGCCCAGGCTTGTGTCTTCTGTCGCCTCCCAGCCCACGATTTGTCAGGCCGCCTGGCTCGGCTCTGCAGCCAGATGGAGGCCGGGCAGAAGGAATGTGGGGCCTCCCCGGACTTCTCGGCCTTTGCCTTAG AGATCAAAGAGGCTGTCTCCTCACTCCCTTCATATTGGAGTTGGCTTCGAAAGACCAAGCTCCCTGAGTACACCAGGGAAG CGTTGCCTCTGCTGTCTCCTGCAGGGGGCAGCACCACGCTGTACAACTGCTCCACCTGCAAGGGGACGGAGGTGTCCTGCTGGCCCCGAAAGCGCTGCTTCCCAG GAAGTCAGgatctttgggaagccaagattctgctcctctccatctTCGGAGCTGTCCTGCTTCTGGGTGTTCTGAGCCTCCTGGTGGA GTCCCACCACCTCCAAGCAAAAAGTGGCTTGTGA
- the TMEM95 gene encoding sperm-egg fusion protein TMEM95 isoform X6, which translates to MGSAIVLLFWNTLEPPGKGCRAFLGPAGAAPPHPPVVLMWRLALGGVFLAAAQACVFCRLPAHDLSGRLARLCSQMEAGQKECGASPDFSAFALEIKEAVSSLPSYWSWLRKTKLPEYTREGGSTTLYNCSTCKGTEVSCWPRKRCFPGSQDLWEAKILLLSIFGAVLLLGVLSLLVESHHLQAKSGL; encoded by the exons ATGGGCAGTGCCATTGTTCTATTGTTCTGGAACACTCTAGAACCTCCAGGCAAGGGCTGCAGAGCATTCCTCGGCCCAGCTGGGGCAGCGCCGCCCCATCCCCCAGTGGTCCTCATGTGGAGGCTGGCACTAGGCGGGGTTTTCCTGGCAGCCGCCCAGGCTTGTGTCTTCTGTCGCCTCCCAGCCCACGATTTGTCAGGCCGCCTGGCTCGGCTCTGCAGCCAGATGGAGGCCGGGCAGAAGGAATGTGGGGCCTCCCCGGACTTCTCGGCCTTTGCCTTAG AGATCAAAGAGGCTGTCTCCTCACTCCCTTCATATTGGAGTTGGCTTCGAAAGACCAAGCTCCCTGAGTACACCAGGGAAG GGGGCAGCACCACGCTGTACAACTGCTCCACCTGCAAGGGGACGGAGGTGTCCTGCTGGCCCCGAAAGCGCTGCTTCCCAG GAAGTCAGgatctttgggaagccaagattctgctcctctccatctTCGGAGCTGTCCTGCTTCTGGGTGTTCTGAGCCTCCTGGTGGA GTCCCACCACCTCCAAGCAAAAAGTGGCTTGTGA